From the genome of Rhododendron vialii isolate Sample 1 chromosome 10a, ASM3025357v1:
atattttaggtgattttgaaaatattgtattatagaacaaatcgagatctatcaaacaagatccatattagatataaaattcactaccaatttaaagatataactaatttttttatccagttaaaaTAGAACTGGGATAagtaaattgggatggaggaaaTATCATGTGGCCGGaaataaagtccaaaaaaatGCACAACTGTTGGGTGTATATATTGAGTCCTAGGATAggaaaaatattactcctactaCATGTAAAAGTCCAATGGATCAGGAGGCTCTGATGTTATTGTTGGGCAAAGGATAATAGAGAGAGAAGCTTCCAATTAATTATTGAATAGCTGAAAGGGTCAAGCAACGAATGAACAATCCATACATTAATTAGAGAGACTCCCCAAGTTAAAGTGAAGACAACATAGAAATGTGAAAGTTGGATTCTTTTATACCAAGCAAATAGGGAAGGATGAGCAAAAAAACCCTGCGGTGCATTTCTATACGTATAGGTGATTCGTACGTACCTATTTGCATCACATAAAAAGGTGCATAATACGTTTATCTTTGAAGTGCCTTTAGGCTTGGGATCCTAACATTCGGTGAGACTAGTTATTGGGTTGAATCAAAACATGAGAATAAGTCTAAAGGTCATGAGGTGCGGCCGTGCATTTTTTGTGTTGCCTTATTCAATCACGTTATGTCACATATATCGTTACATCAAATGGTATCAAAACGTGATCATTGTGAAGAGTAAATATCGAGTCATTGACCTATCATCCGAGTAAATAAAAAGGCCCATGAAAGTACATCTCAGTTGCAAGGACTAGAAATTCAAGAACAATACATTTGCCTGTAAAGAACCGAGATTGTGAGACCAAGCTAGGTCCAACCTTATGCACCTTTcagaaattaagaaagaaaaggtACCGAATTTGCTCCAAAGCCATCTGGGCGTTTGGAACCCATAATGTTCAGATGAAAGAAGAATGCTAACCACAACTAACAGTACTGCGAAGGTAAGGGTTTAAAAAAGTGTCtcgaatttttcaaaagttttataAAGCTAGATGTGCAAATTTTACATTGTTTTTTGCCATGCGGTAGAATGTTAGTAGCTggatatatatgtatgtatatatatatatatatataaaagtccgtctcccgtaaggaccacctcattttaataaaatgcggacctcccttttccgattgaatttcaatgatccgagccgatcaatgtgttcagaaagtgattttaagggtacccgcgagaaatcagcaaaaaaaatgaccgggaagagcttcatccgagcagtttttgtttgttttttatcgaacggttcaaacaaaaactgctcggatgaagcccttcccggtcattttttttgccgatttctcgcgggtacccttaaaatcacgttttgaacacattgagcggctcggatcatcgaaatttgatcggaaaatgggagaaatgaggaggtccgcattttaactaaaataaggactctcTCATTTGAaactgactatatatatatatatatttggataTGTACTAGTTCGTGAGTTAGATTCTTTACAACGCGGATTCGGTGCTCCTCCTTGAGCCTTGAAACCAAACCTCCCCTGAAGCCAAAGTTACAAACCACTTGAGCTAGCCTCAAGGGGTATACAAATATACATTGAACTAGGtgaaatatacaaaaaaaatttcctggTAAGTATGAAACATATAGTTGCTATTACTTTTTGACGCGTTTACACCGTAACTGTGAAGCTGTAAGCAGGACCTGAAATGACTAATTCCTTCACGTAGGTCTGAATCCTATGTTTCGGTCTAGATGCAATTGAtatgtagcaaaaaaaaaattcaaattggtTGATCTCCACATATTGAATACATGCGGGGAAACCAAATACATGTCAATTACACACGTGCCAAGAACAGTCGATCTATATGGAATGGTAATGCTTTACCATATATGCAGGAATTTTCAATACAGGCAAATTTTGACATGATCCAAAGCTGAACGTTATGTATGAAATTAATTTCAATGCAGCTAATTAAGTACTCTGGCCATGTGACAATTACTTTACTATTACACaaaggcctcgtttgattcgcGGATTGAAAATGATGGGATTAACAGTCCTGGGATTAATAGTCCCTGGATTATTTGTCCTGGATTAATTTCATCCATAATTTCACCCAATCCCATGTTTGATTCGCGTGGGATTAATTATGGGATAAGGAatagtaacttttttttaaaaaattcaaaaacattttttgaaaaaagaaacttttgaaaagtaaacattttaaacaaataattttgtgaaacatttttattacaaaacaatttgggaaaaggttttttctttgaactaatttttgaaaaaaaaaattctgaaaaaagttgaaaatcaattttctgaaagaaaaaaaactagcttttgaaactttttttgaagaaaaaggttttttgaaaacatttttcaaacaaaatagtttttgaaatcattttttgagaaaataaagttttaaaaaacatttttggtatttttttaacaaaaaaaattttctgaaaacatttttgaaaaacatgaaagttttgaaaatagttttttttaaagtttttgtaaaaaaattttgaaaaatgagaaagttttgaacatatatattttaaaaacaaaatttcaaaacaatttctgaaattaatattttttaaaaacaatttctgaaattaatattttttaaaaacattttctgaaattaatatttttaaaatttttttgaaaaaacattttctgaaattaatattaaagaaaataattctgaaaatactttttgaaaacaattccTTATTTGTTAATCCTACGTAATCCCACCTCCCCCCCTAGGATTATTTAGTACcccccatatagggataaaaaTAATCCTGGGATTAATAATCCCGACAGTCATTTCGGGAACCAAACGTGGGATAACTCAGGATTAGGTACATTTAGTCCTATCCCAAGCAGTTAATCCGCGAATCAAACGAGGCAAGAGAAATGGGACGCAACAGGGAAAGAGAGCACATGAATTCCTCCATGAAGTCTGCGTGGCATTCAACAAGTCATTCTTGTGGGGCCTTGCTCCTTTACCCTTTCTTCCTAAATATTGTACATACATCAGAAAGTTTACGGGAGAGTTTAGTGAGTTAGTTCAAAGGGGATCTAGAAGCTGTCCATAGTCTTGAATCTCAAACGTTCTATTGAGGTTCGAACCCTGATTTCCCTTATGCGAGGACCAAAAGATAACCGCTAGGTTACAAGCCATTTGGTTCCTTACATCAGACATTGCCAACCCGTTTCATGGGTTTGAGGAGCTCACTCCTTGTTATTTGCTAAGGCCCGTTTGGCATAACTCAATCCAATTActgatttattgatttttcttgGGTCTATTTCAGGTTCCACAAATTATtcttaaaaatactttttattttgtgaatTTCTGTCAAAAATTATTCATCAATCCTCTTACATCTTTATCTTGTCTCCCCCTTTAGTTAGCTAGCTTATTTTGAATATCTCTCTCAAATTGTTGTAGTCTTTGTTCTATGATGACATGATCAATTTATTTCTCTTCcctaaaaaattactattactAAGATAATTTACAATGTGCGCGTTGAATTTATACTGTGGAAACGTACACATTAGAGATTGTTATTGATTGGTTTTTGATAAGCaacttattttcaatttgtcCTATGATATATGACGTGGTGCAACGGTTACAATGAGGTTTCTCAATTTGTACGGGAACGCTGTCAAACGGTCCCTACCAAGCACTCTGTCCAAATACGATCCCTATCAACCATTGATTACCGAGATAGGCGGTTCAAAtgcgcttggcagcatctctgGATCCCTCAATTTGTCGATTTCTTACACAAGTTAGGTGAGGACTTTAAGCTTTATGAGTAATCCTGTGAGTTGGATTTATTAAACACAAATTTAATACTTACAAGTTGAACCTCCCAacaaaatactctctctctctctctctctctctctctctctctctctctctctctctctctcacacacacacacacacacacacacatggcaGAATCTCAATTGCTAGACCAAGGTCTAAAGTCCAACTAATTTTCAATACCCATTCTTTGAGGGGAAAAAACAGCTCATTTTCAACCTAGTTTTGAGTGTGTGTGGGTTGGCAAGATCGAGAGTAGTAATGAGCTTCTCAGAGGCCTCCTACCTCCAGCAAAAACATATGCATGCCACCGTGAGACAAGTAGTTCCCCTCCTTGAATGAGCCTACACCTaactctccttctctctcaaTAAATACCtccattctttctctctctctctctctcatttagcATCCCAACTCACTCTTCTAACTTTGGCCTTCagactgataaaaaaaaaaaaactttggccTCCAGacattttcttccatttcaaaAGTTTCATCACCTTCTTGTCTGCCTTAATTAGCTTAATTTGCCGCCTTTAAAAACCATGGCCTTTTCAAGAGAAATCTTCATCGCTTCActgtttctctcttttctgcTTTTCCATCTCACTACTGCCAACCAAAAGGTACATCTCCCTACTCAAGCCTTTTCCTCCAAACGCAAGatatatatttgttaatttttcagaTGTATATATGTGCGTATTATGTGTGTTAATGATTTGGTTAATTGATGGTGCAGATGGACATCTATGAGGCACAGAGCCCTGTCAGCCCAGCTCCTCAAGCGTCACCAATAGGTAATTAGTAGCTTTATATTCACCTTAATTACCATAGAACATATGTGTATGGAAAAATATTTACATTTATAATTTGGATACTGCCACAGATCGATGTAGTTAGGTCTCCATAACCATTCTGCGCTTGTGAATGACAACAAAAAGCAAGCATGAGTTGTGTATATAAGTTTTCAGGGTATAAATTTAATCCACAAAAATGCTACGAATACAGACCAAATTGTGCAGATCCGGACATAGATGCATCCAGAGAGTCCAGATTGTCTGATGTGTATGGCACATGTATGAACGTACGGTTTTAGACACATCTATCATGTCTAGATCTGTGCACTTTGGTATGTGAGAAATGCTACTGCATAGATTTTGTAAATAGAACCAAACATAGATGAGTTCAAAATCATCCGATGCATGCGGGTCTTGCATATGTTGTGGGACTGATTTGCCTTTGAATGATTCTGAGAACAAAGACCATATGAGTACTTCTGATGTGGCGCCTTAAATGTAGCACATTTCCTTAGTGGATTCGCGCGCCTAATACATCTGAATTGGTGCATGTCATAGAAAATTGAGTAGATTGTGCATGTCATAGCTAGCAATCTTCTTCTTGTATTTATTGAATCAGATTGTGGAAAGGCTTGTAATTACCGGTGTTCAACGACAAAGAGGCCAAGACTGTGCAATAGGGCATGCGGGAGTTGCTGCAACCAGTGCCACTGCGTGCCGCCAGGGACTTACGGCAACTACTGGGCCTGTCCGTGCTATTTCAACCTCGTTAATCCCCGCACCGGGGGTCGCAAATGTCCTTAATTGAGaggattttatttgattttgttcGATTCTGCTTAAGCTTAGGaatcaagtttttttaattgatgTGAGAGATGCTAtgtattttgttcatttttcaattttatctgAATTACTAATAAAGAGATGTCTGCCTCTGCCTTGTACGTTTCCTTAAAAGAAGTCTTTATATACTTGAAAATATGAGGCATATTTGTGTTGGTCTTCAGACTTGGATTTCATGACACAGCTTTCAGTTTTCCCTCTTAATTTTCCCCAGCAAATACAGAAAGGAACCAAATGTGATGCCATAGTGACATTTATAATAACAAGATTTCGAAAATGAGTGTCCATTGGATGTACTCGCTATTTATCCGGTTTTACTATTAGAGCTAGCGGGTATCATGAGTTTCAAACAATGTGCAATAAACCTTCACTGCGATATTGAACTCCTTGGTTCTTACGTCTGATTTGGGCCTGTAACGTGCTGATTAACGGGTCATCCAAATCTTTGGAGCTCAATTGATCCCAACCCAACCTTAGTTTTCACGCGACTACAGGACTATGTACTCCGTCCATGTCCTTTTGCATGCTCACATTGGTGAAGAGCTATCATTGCGCATGGCATGACAAGACTGGACCGTGCTGTAAAGTGACCAAAGGACTCCAATCATTTAACAAACAATGAGCAAGTTGGAGATGGGGTCGAGCACAAAATTGTACTGTAGTACCTAAGGAATGATATTAGTGGGTGTATGTGTGTTCCAGGCCAAGATTAGATGGCAGGAACACTTGACTCATCTAGGGACCCCACGATGGCCCAGGGCTTGGCCTTGAGATTATAACGTCTTAAGCGATTTGCTCCCTCTTTATGTTTTGGTTTAACTCTCCTTATCAGCAACTTTTGGGACCATTTCACCTAATTACACATAATAAACGTGTGAAACAGCTATAAAAAAGGTGCATGTGGAAATTAGTCCGGGGTGCACAAGCTAGTCCAGGAACTAGTATTCCATATTTCTTTTTGCTCTTTAGTATGTGAAGTTACAAATAACttgatcttttttctttttctttttctttttcttttttttttatgacaaataGCAATATCAAAAGGATAGTATCATATATCTTCTCCAAAAACTTGTTGATACGAATTCGTTATTGGACCACGGGAATAGCCATGAAGAAAACAAACAGTACAACCAGAACAACAGTAGGAGTATTAATCAGCATTCGAAAAAAGTGGCAACGGCTAGTTTCGGAACAGCGTTCTTCCCCGCAGCTTAAACGAACGGTCACATTACCTTTCGCACCTAATTCCCAATCAATTCCCTTATAAAAACTCCACACCTCTCCCCAagaaacatctctctctctctctctctctctctctctctctctctctctctctctctggtattCAAAGAAATCTAATGGAGACCCCATCATCTACAAGAAGACTCACAAGATCCCAAATCTTGGCTACTTCAAACAGCAACACCATCAACAACGGCATACCCATGTCAAGTgagccattctctctcttttcccttgTTC
Proteins encoded in this window:
- the LOC131304329 gene encoding cypmaclein-like, with the protein product MAFSREIFIASLFLSFLLFHLTTANQKMDIYEAQSPVSPAPQASPIDCGKACNYRCSTTKRPRLCNRACGSCCNQCHCVPPGTYGNYWACPCYFNLVNPRTGGRKCP